In Thermotoga sp. Ku-13t, one genomic interval encodes:
- a CDS encoding GTPase, whose protein sequence is MKILVTEGKTVNAFHAGFRKHIAITDQDVTIVSDVPGTTTDPVYKTLEIHPLGPVTLIDTPGLSDEGFLGEKRIERAKRSLYLADAAILVVDDVPSEHEHFAVGMFRQLEIPFLIAVNKLDLGKHVKEAYIDFKVPIVEVSAKTRKMLTHSFTLLRALCQMENSDQCWPTSSVSIEQSSSWYR, encoded by the coding sequence GTGAAGATTTTGGTTACAGAAGGAAAAACCGTGAACGCTTTTCATGCAGGGTTTAGGAAACACATAGCGATCACTGATCAAGATGTGACCATCGTGAGTGATGTTCCTGGTACGACCACAGATCCGGTTTACAAAACGCTCGAGATACATCCCCTGGGACCTGTGACGCTCATCGACACACCTGGACTGAGCGACGAGGGATTTCTGGGAGAAAAGAGGATCGAACGCGCCAAAAGATCGCTCTATCTGGCTGACGCAGCGATTCTGGTTGTGGACGATGTGCCAAGTGAACACGAACACTTCGCGGTTGGAATGTTCCGGCAGCTCGAAATACCTTTTCTCATCGCCGTAAACAAACTGGATCTGGGCAAACATGTCAAGGAAGCATACATCGACTTCAAAGTACCCATCGTTGAGGTTTCTGCGAAAACGCGAAAAATGTTGACACACTCCTTCACACTCTTGCGAGCGTTGTGCCAAATGGAGAATTCAGACCAATGCTGGCCCACCTCATCGGTCAGTATCGAACAATCGTCCTCGTGGTACCGATAG
- the hydE gene encoding [FeFe] hydrogenase H-cluster radical SAM maturase HydE, translated as MYGVFEKIVRHPERVTLEEIAWVISNDELNEKLFALADEVRQKYLGKQVYLRGIIEFSNYCRNDCLYCGIRASNKNVKRYRMSIDEIVERAKLIAEMGIKTVVLQSGEDPYYTTEMIGEMIQRIKRLNVAITLSIGERDFEEYEYWKNLGADRYLMRHETADEQLYEKLHPNDSFQIRKSHLIRLKQLGYETGAGSMVGLPGQNDVALAKDVLFVYELDADMVGIGPFIPHPDTPLRDSKAGDLTKVLKLIALTRLFLPDANIPATTALGTIHPFGRQLALKCGANVIMPNFTPSPYRSHYTLYPNKICIFEKDTACGECTKNIVRSIGYEVSEDFGYRRKNRERFSCRV; from the coding sequence GTGTACGGTGTGTTCGAAAAGATCGTTCGACATCCAGAACGAGTGACGCTTGAGGAAATCGCCTGGGTGATATCGAACGATGAACTGAATGAGAAGCTTTTCGCACTGGCTGATGAAGTCAGGCAAAAATATCTCGGAAAGCAAGTTTATCTTCGTGGCATCATAGAGTTTTCGAACTACTGCAGGAACGATTGTCTGTACTGCGGTATAAGAGCGTCGAACAAAAACGTCAAGCGGTATCGGATGAGCATAGACGAGATCGTCGAACGTGCGAAGCTGATCGCCGAGATGGGAATAAAGACGGTGGTACTTCAATCTGGAGAAGACCCATACTATACCACCGAGATGATTGGGGAAATGATCCAACGGATCAAGCGACTCAACGTGGCGATAACTCTCTCCATAGGGGAAAGAGATTTCGAGGAATATGAATATTGGAAGAATCTTGGTGCAGACAGGTATTTGATGCGTCACGAGACTGCCGATGAACAGCTCTACGAAAAGTTGCATCCAAACGATTCCTTCCAAATCCGAAAGTCTCATCTCATCAGGCTCAAACAGCTTGGTTACGAAACTGGTGCAGGTTCCATGGTCGGATTACCTGGTCAAAACGACGTGGCACTGGCCAAAGACGTGCTTTTTGTTTACGAACTCGATGCGGACATGGTCGGCATCGGTCCTTTCATACCACACCCGGACACCCCACTACGTGACAGCAAAGCGGGCGATTTGACGAAAGTTCTGAAGCTGATCGCGCTCACCAGATTGTTCTTACCGGACGCGAACATTCCAGCGACAACGGCACTCGGGACAATACATCCCTTCGGCCGACAACTCGCTTTGAAATGTGGTGCGAACGTCATCATGCCGAATTTCACTCCTTCTCCGTACAGATCTCACTACACGTTGTATCCAAACAAGATCTGCATTTTCGAAAAGGATACGGCCTGTGGGGAATGCACGAAAAACATCGTCAGGTCCATCGGTTACGAAGTGAGTGAAGATTTTGGTTACAGAAGGAAAAACCGTGAACGCTTTTCATGCAGGGTTTAG
- the hydG gene encoding [FeFe] hydrogenase H-cluster radical SAM maturase HydG, which produces MMVLLKKIESIEDRESFIPHGEIEQLLEETKNPDTKQVQEIVEKSLQKERLTPRETAILLNAETPEQIEIIFQAARKLKEEIYGKRIVLFAPLYIGNHCINNCSYCGFRIENSEVIRKTLSEEELEAELYALTSKGHKRLIVVFGEHPMYSPQFIARTIEKIYSFKNGNGEIRRVNVNAAPQTVEGYRIIKEVGIGTFQIFQETYHLPTYKKYHPKGPKASYMYRLFGLDRAMLAGIDDVGIGALFGLYDWKFEVMGLMYHTKHLEERFGVGPHTISFPRIEPAVNTPLAQRPPNPVNDEQFKRLIAIIRLSVPYTGMILTARESPDIRREGLKLGVSQIDAGSSIGVGSYSNQDPEAVKKSQFILGDTRSLDEVMRELAENGYIPSFCTACYRAGRTGQHFMEFAIPGFVKEFCTPNALLTFKEYLLDYASEETRKVGERLIQSELERMPQERRKVVEKLLQRLEAGERDVRL; this is translated from the coding sequence ATGATGGTACTTCTGAAGAAGATCGAAAGTATAGAAGATCGGGAAAGTTTCATACCACATGGAGAAATAGAACAGCTGCTGGAGGAAACGAAGAATCCAGACACGAAACAGGTTCAGGAGATCGTTGAAAAATCTCTCCAGAAAGAGAGGCTCACGCCGAGGGAAACTGCGATACTTTTGAACGCAGAAACACCAGAGCAGATAGAGATCATATTCCAGGCGGCGAGAAAGTTGAAAGAGGAAATCTACGGAAAAAGGATCGTTCTTTTCGCACCGCTGTACATAGGCAATCACTGCATCAACAACTGTTCCTACTGTGGTTTCAGAATTGAGAATTCCGAGGTGATCAGGAAAACGTTGAGCGAAGAAGAGCTTGAAGCCGAGCTGTATGCTCTCACTTCTAAGGGCCACAAAAGACTGATAGTCGTGTTCGGAGAACATCCCATGTATTCACCCCAGTTCATAGCCAGAACGATCGAGAAGATTTACAGCTTCAAGAATGGAAATGGGGAGATCAGGCGAGTCAACGTCAACGCAGCTCCCCAGACAGTGGAGGGCTACAGGATCATCAAAGAAGTGGGCATAGGGACTTTTCAGATCTTTCAGGAAACTTACCATTTACCCACCTACAAGAAGTACCATCCGAAGGGTCCCAAAGCTTCCTACATGTACCGGCTGTTCGGCCTCGACAGGGCGATGCTCGCCGGCATAGACGATGTGGGAATAGGTGCGCTGTTCGGTCTGTACGATTGGAAGTTCGAAGTGATGGGTCTGATGTACCACACGAAGCATTTAGAAGAAAGGTTCGGAGTGGGCCCACACACGATATCCTTCCCGAGGATAGAACCAGCGGTGAACACGCCTCTCGCTCAGAGGCCACCGAATCCGGTGAACGACGAACAATTCAAGCGACTCATCGCGATCATAAGGTTGTCCGTTCCGTACACGGGCATGATCCTGACAGCGCGGGAAAGCCCGGACATAAGACGTGAAGGTTTGAAACTTGGAGTGTCTCAGATAGACGCTGGTTCGAGCATAGGTGTGGGTTCTTATTCGAACCAGGATCCAGAAGCTGTGAAGAAGAGTCAGTTCATCTTGGGCGATACGAGATCGCTGGATGAAGTGATGCGGGAGCTCGCCGAGAACGGTTACATTCCATCCTTCTGCACGGCGTGTTACAGGGCCGGCAGAACGGGGCAGCACTTCATGGAATTCGCCATACCGGGATTTGTGAAAGAATTCTGCACCCCAAACGCGTTGTTGACGTTCAAAGAGTACTTGCTCGACTACGCCTCTGAAGAGACCAGGAAGGTCGGAGAAAGGCTCATCCAGAGTGAACTTGAAAGAATGCCACAGGAGCGAAGAAAAGTTGTGGAGAAACTCCTTCAGAGATTAGAGGCGGGAGAGCGTGATGTCAGGCTGTGA
- a CDS encoding TM1266 family iron-only hydrogenase system putative regulator: MLERFYIVNIVVEDRQNAYRQVNELLHEFADVIRLRVGYPVPDENVAIILLVLKANNDTIGSLSGKLGQIRGVKVKTMPIR, translated from the coding sequence ATTTTGGAAAGGTTCTACATCGTCAACATCGTTGTGGAAGACAGACAGAACGCGTACCGACAGGTAAACGAGCTTCTTCATGAATTCGCTGACGTGATACGACTCAGGGTGGGTTATCCTGTGCCGGACGAGAACGTGGCGATCATTCTGCTCGTTCTGAAGGCAAACAACGATACTATCGGTAGTTTGAGTGGAAAACTTGGTCAAATCAGAGGTGTGAAGGTCAAAACCATGCCAATCAGGTGA
- a CDS encoding methyltransferase domain-containing protein: MHDWREWLVRQISLAGNFDKNILDAFLQVPREIFSEFKYDPDVVYSDNVIITAKNKDTYTTSSQPSLMALFMSAVGLKPGMKVLEIGSGTGYNACVMAHVVGEEGLVVGVEINRKFFEKSLEAASALSLRNVVFVNADGFFGFEKFAPYDAVLVTVAVERISPYWIEQLRIDGRIVAPMHVYTIDRQPAFVFEKTSESVIAKHLVETRFIKAGGSLGDLNERNLERLSKIEKTFTEPSSFLRLPSSQYETLGVFHVASWSLCERLGWIYFVEDSAFARWKGGWETYGETRLLRTIAEEWARTRYTPMTLLIFHYDYGMNFKGLERWDET, translated from the coding sequence ATGCACGATTGGCGCGAATGGTTGGTAAGACAGATCTCACTGGCCGGAAACTTTGACAAAAACATTCTTGATGCGTTTCTCCAGGTACCAAGGGAGATCTTCAGCGAGTTCAAATACGATCCGGATGTCGTTTACAGTGACAACGTGATCATCACGGCGAAAAACAAAGACACTTACACCACCTCGAGTCAGCCATCCCTCATGGCTCTGTTCATGAGCGCTGTCGGTTTGAAACCAGGCATGAAGGTTTTGGAGATCGGTTCAGGCACGGGGTACAACGCGTGCGTCATGGCACACGTGGTTGGAGAAGAAGGTCTGGTGGTTGGTGTAGAAATCAATCGGAAATTTTTCGAAAAAAGCCTCGAGGCAGCTTCGGCACTTTCCCTTCGAAACGTGGTCTTTGTGAACGCCGATGGATTTTTCGGCTTCGAAAAGTTCGCACCTTACGATGCGGTGCTGGTCACGGTAGCTGTGGAGAGGATTTCGCCGTACTGGATAGAGCAGCTCAGAATCGATGGAAGGATTGTAGCGCCCATGCATGTATACACGATCGATAGACAACCTGCGTTCGTGTTCGAAAAGACCAGCGAAAGTGTCATCGCGAAACACCTCGTGGAAACCAGGTTCATAAAGGCTGGAGGATCGCTCGGAGATCTCAACGAGAGGAACCTCGAAAGGCTCTCTAAAATCGAGAAAACGTTCACAGAACCGAGCAGTTTTCTGAGATTACCTTCGAGCCAATACGAAACACTCGGCGTATTCCACGTCGCGAGCTGGTCTCTGTGTGAGAGGCTTGGCTGGATTTACTTCGTCGAGGACAGCGCTTTCGCGCGGTGGAAGGGTGGATGGGAAACGTACGGTGAAACGAGACTACTCAGAACCATTGCCGAAGAGTGGGCCAGAACCCGGTACACTCCGATGACTTTGCTGATTTTTCACTACGATTACGGCATGAATTTCAAAGGGCTGGAAAGGTGGGATGAAACGTGA
- a CDS encoding alpha-2-macroglobulin family protein: MRKIFVLYLLMALTLLCLANYGYFSRAGLLRLGEELTFTVYGEDLQTVTLTIREVKNDDVLLSKLLGEQVDVSPWLGKVVVRRTYKPAKDWETFSLKTNALGTYYATLTRRDERGKEIALDETFLVVTDIEAIQFSDGERTIVCVMKQDGGFVNDAEVLFYKDSKLVKKARTDSKGMASCELACDFFYVRKNGSSIFGEIYSPFKEEYADEKLFLLTDRPVYKPNDIVKFRGQLFSKNGSLYQALGVSSVKLIAKDPKDNEVYAKDLATDDLGGFFDEFNLPESAAVGVYEIEVVHGDRTYYSSFMVEEYRKPEYKISIETPEGPVFANQTLRFTIYVNYFNDQPVAHAQVAYYVHANPFYENPFLAYRGLEMTDKHGKITVEVKIDEGFDGYYTIEAIATDESQRQVEERKSVRVWPADVNIQLEEEYIWTSPGQRLKITVSVTNVAGEPLDGTLTAEADGAVQEVQVTNGKAEFTFVPEKPKTYNVELTFGKAKKRLTIHAFGEGYKPSELMLICDQKKLQPGQTFQLQLVSSYRFTGLVAMLAERIYQIAPVDAFGRASIQLKAPEDAFEKNLFIVFLGLENGRRVEKELKIPVERALNVSSLKISFDKAKYEPGEFATIKIEADAASVCLMLVDEAIYAMIAQEPPSLEEFLYPENDYPAVTYDFAHTWRLYSLTDQVYAKLLSKEVSFEDFKKSAVMEKINVREYFPDTALWIPSLRLEQGVATLRFKVPDSITTFRATAYGFSKSLFSQGSGSMLVTKPFYVRPNLPTFFREGDVVRTGATIFNRTDEALKVNYWVELPNALRAMQDVSGETIVQPNSSFVQSYFVRAIQPSDPSTLTFYAVSKWSDAIALNVPVRPFAFEREYYFLEAIDGKKSVTLPDAEYVQARLRILTSVVPILARSIEKLIHYPYGCTEQTMSSFLPAIVATKMGLKIENLDEIVQRGLFRLYDHQHSDGGWGWWKTDESHPLMSAYVMEGLYYAREAGYHVPDSVVRRGIEYLSNNLTGYGAYVLFLYGVNVVDLRPKNAIDLIFGSMLSAEYLQRALEFVEESERFARVRVDYDDHFISEIQLSSVLLRSLIKWRKDSPLVSKLIKYLLSEKDGYFWYSTKDTSYSMLALLEALPGYDRPLVWIRNNQKEFFLDTEGEVSLEKGSLEIEGQGLVEIHVVYLERPVAAVQEGLEIERRFYKRYELYLEKDRQLIDAFVPLGSDLVPIAIERVEPSDRILRVYAHEYDGIKSFEHNGVKFTVTDDRLTLFNVTYEFEKLLAASGWIVAKLRNDAVLICDTNSKRTSVEQGVRDVALLGSKVLKLKENALLMNETVLMKVPDDVEELTCTDREILLKARDKTYWLKDGNFVELCFTARFVQEWDGERLVASDIKFSGNESVLDGTFKITFKHEPVKLQAGDIVKTVLTVSECDGQYLIVEDFFPSCAQVLSEYTERTLHFSGKFSYGWYRPWRFWYLARELHEDRIAFFATRWWNDTFSYVWRVTADGIYQLLPARVYSMYKKGLYAHSDPCVLHVGMDGEDLAGE; encoded by the coding sequence GTGAGGAAAATTTTCGTTCTCTACCTTCTGATGGCGCTCACCTTGCTGTGCCTGGCCAATTATGGGTATTTCAGTCGCGCGGGACTGCTGAGGCTGGGAGAAGAGCTCACGTTCACCGTCTACGGTGAAGATCTTCAGACTGTGACGCTCACGATACGGGAGGTTAAAAACGACGATGTGCTACTTTCAAAGTTACTCGGGGAACAGGTCGACGTTTCCCCGTGGCTTGGCAAGGTCGTCGTGAGGAGGACTTACAAGCCTGCGAAAGATTGGGAAACCTTCTCGTTGAAAACGAACGCCCTGGGAACGTACTACGCGACCCTCACACGACGGGACGAACGCGGAAAGGAGATCGCTCTCGATGAAACCTTTTTAGTTGTGACCGACATTGAAGCCATCCAGTTCAGCGACGGTGAAAGAACCATCGTGTGTGTGATGAAACAGGACGGTGGTTTTGTCAACGATGCGGAGGTGCTCTTCTACAAAGATTCAAAGCTCGTAAAAAAGGCTCGAACAGATTCAAAAGGCATGGCGAGCTGTGAGCTCGCCTGCGACTTTTTCTACGTGAGGAAAAATGGAAGTTCCATCTTCGGCGAGATATACTCACCGTTCAAAGAAGAGTACGCAGACGAAAAATTGTTCTTGCTGACGGACCGGCCGGTGTACAAACCGAACGATATCGTGAAGTTTCGGGGCCAGTTGTTCAGCAAGAACGGCAGTCTTTACCAAGCACTCGGAGTTTCTTCCGTGAAACTGATCGCGAAGGATCCCAAAGATAACGAAGTGTACGCGAAAGATCTGGCCACAGATGACCTCGGTGGATTTTTTGACGAATTCAATCTCCCGGAAAGCGCGGCAGTGGGTGTTTATGAAATCGAAGTCGTCCACGGAGATAGAACCTATTACAGTAGTTTCATGGTGGAAGAATATAGAAAACCTGAATACAAGATCTCGATCGAAACTCCTGAAGGACCTGTTTTTGCGAATCAAACGCTTCGGTTCACTATCTATGTCAACTACTTCAACGACCAGCCTGTCGCACATGCACAGGTGGCTTATTACGTGCACGCAAACCCGTTCTACGAAAATCCCTTCCTCGCATACAGAGGGCTTGAGATGACCGATAAGCACGGAAAGATCACCGTTGAAGTTAAGATCGATGAAGGTTTCGATGGCTACTACACTATAGAAGCGATCGCGACCGACGAGAGCCAACGCCAGGTGGAAGAAAGAAAGTCTGTGAGGGTATGGCCGGCCGATGTGAACATCCAGCTGGAAGAAGAGTACATCTGGACGAGTCCGGGTCAGAGACTGAAGATAACTGTTTCTGTCACGAACGTGGCCGGCGAACCACTCGATGGAACACTCACCGCGGAAGCGGATGGTGCTGTTCAAGAAGTCCAGGTCACAAACGGAAAGGCAGAATTCACTTTCGTTCCAGAAAAACCAAAGACTTACAACGTTGAACTGACTTTCGGAAAGGCCAAGAAGCGGCTGACCATTCACGCCTTCGGTGAAGGTTACAAACCGAGTGAATTGATGCTGATCTGTGATCAGAAGAAGCTACAACCCGGTCAGACGTTCCAACTCCAGCTTGTTTCATCCTACAGGTTCACCGGTCTGGTTGCCATGCTCGCTGAGAGGATCTATCAAATCGCACCTGTGGACGCCTTTGGACGGGCCTCGATCCAGTTGAAAGCACCCGAAGATGCCTTCGAAAAGAACCTGTTCATCGTCTTCCTCGGGCTCGAGAACGGAAGACGTGTCGAGAAAGAGTTGAAAATCCCCGTCGAACGTGCTCTGAATGTTTCCAGCTTGAAGATAAGCTTCGACAAGGCAAAGTACGAACCCGGTGAATTCGCAACGATAAAGATAGAGGCTGATGCAGCCAGCGTTTGTCTCATGCTCGTCGATGAAGCCATATACGCCATGATCGCGCAGGAACCACCCAGTCTGGAAGAGTTCCTCTACCCTGAGAACGACTATCCAGCCGTGACGTACGATTTCGCGCACACTTGGAGACTCTACTCTTTGACGGATCAGGTTTATGCAAAACTGCTCAGCAAAGAAGTTTCTTTCGAAGACTTCAAGAAAAGTGCGGTGATGGAAAAAATAAACGTGAGAGAGTACTTCCCAGACACAGCGCTGTGGATCCCTTCGTTGCGCCTTGAACAAGGTGTCGCGACGCTACGTTTCAAAGTGCCAGACAGCATAACGACCTTCAGAGCGACAGCCTATGGTTTTTCAAAATCACTCTTTTCGCAGGGTTCTGGCTCCATGCTTGTGACCAAACCTTTCTACGTAAGACCAAACCTGCCCACTTTCTTCAGAGAAGGTGACGTTGTGCGCACAGGTGCCACGATCTTCAACCGAACCGACGAAGCGTTGAAGGTGAACTACTGGGTGGAACTCCCGAACGCGTTGCGGGCCATGCAAGATGTCTCAGGTGAAACCATCGTTCAACCGAACTCTTCTTTCGTGCAATCGTACTTCGTTCGGGCGATTCAACCTTCGGATCCTTCAACGCTGACCTTCTACGCCGTTTCGAAGTGGTCGGACGCCATAGCTTTGAACGTGCCGGTCAGGCCGTTCGCGTTCGAGAGGGAATATTACTTCCTCGAGGCCATCGACGGTAAGAAAAGCGTAACGTTGCCGGATGCGGAATATGTTCAAGCGAGACTGAGGATCCTCACGAGTGTGGTGCCGATCCTTGCTAGGAGCATCGAAAAACTGATCCATTATCCTTATGGATGCACGGAACAAACTATGAGCAGTTTCTTACCAGCGATCGTCGCAACGAAGATGGGGTTGAAGATTGAAAACCTCGATGAGATCGTTCAGAGAGGTCTCTTCAGACTGTACGACCATCAGCACTCCGATGGGGGCTGGGGCTGGTGGAAGACCGACGAGAGCCATCCGCTGATGAGCGCTTACGTGATGGAGGGGCTTTATTACGCGCGCGAAGCAGGTTATCACGTGCCAGATTCAGTCGTTCGTAGAGGAATAGAGTATCTTTCGAACAACCTCACCGGTTACGGTGCTTACGTGCTGTTTTTGTATGGTGTGAACGTCGTGGATCTTCGGCCCAAAAACGCTATCGATCTTATCTTCGGTAGCATGCTGTCTGCCGAATATTTGCAGAGAGCTCTCGAGTTCGTCGAAGAAAGTGAAAGGTTCGCGCGTGTGAGAGTCGATTACGATGATCATTTCATCAGCGAGATCCAGCTTTCCAGTGTCCTGCTCAGATCTCTAATCAAGTGGCGGAAAGATTCTCCGCTCGTGTCGAAACTGATCAAGTATCTTTTGAGCGAGAAGGATGGTTACTTCTGGTATTCGACGAAGGATACTTCCTATTCGATGCTGGCGTTGCTCGAAGCGCTTCCAGGCTACGACAGGCCGCTCGTGTGGATCAGGAACAACCAGAAGGAATTCTTCTTGGACACCGAAGGTGAAGTCTCACTGGAAAAGGGTTCTCTCGAGATCGAAGGTCAGGGACTCGTCGAGATTCACGTGGTCTACCTTGAACGTCCGGTCGCTGCGGTTCAAGAAGGCCTGGAGATCGAAAGACGATTCTACAAGCGATACGAACTCTACCTGGAAAAAGACAGGCAACTGATCGATGCCTTCGTCCCCCTCGGTAGCGATCTGGTACCAATCGCTATCGAACGTGTGGAGCCGTCCGATAGAATCCTTCGCGTGTACGCCCACGAGTACGATGGTATCAAATCTTTCGAGCATAACGGTGTGAAATTCACGGTGACGGACGATCGCCTGACCTTGTTCAACGTGACCTACGAGTTCGAAAAACTCCTGGCGGCATCAGGCTGGATCGTTGCAAAACTGAGGAACGATGCTGTGCTCATCTGCGACACAAATTCTAAAAGAACCTCCGTGGAACAGGGTGTAAGAGACGTTGCGTTGCTCGGTTCGAAGGTGCTGAAACTTAAGGAAAACGCGCTTTTGATGAACGAAACGGTGTTGATGAAGGTTCCAGACGATGTTGAGGAACTGACTTGCACGGATAGAGAAATTCTGCTGAAGGCGAGGGACAAAACGTACTGGTTGAAAGATGGAAACTTCGTCGAACTCTGCTTCACGGCACGGTTCGTCCAAGAATGGGACGGAGAAAGACTCGTGGCGAGCGATATCAAGTTTTCTGGAAACGAATCGGTCCTTGATGGAACGTTCAAAATCACGTTCAAGCATGAACCGGTCAAACTCCAGGCTGGAGACATCGTTAAAACCGTTCTCACAGTCAGTGAATGCGACGGACAGTATCTGATCGTCGAAGACTTCTTCCCATCGTGCGCACAGGTGTTATCCGAGTACACCGAGAGAACCCTGCATTTTTCTGGCAAGTTCAGCTATGGCTGGTACAGACCGTGGCGTTTCTGGTACTTAGCACGCGAACTCCACGAGGATAGAATCGCATTCTTCGCCACACGGTGGTGGAACGACACCTTCAGTTACGTCTGGAGGGTTACAGCCGATGGGATATACCAGCTGTTGCCAGCGAGGGTTTATTCTATGTACAAAAAGGGTCTTTACGCTCATTCTGATCCTTGCGTGCTCCACGTTGGCATGGACGGTGAAGACCTGGCAGGCGAATGA
- a CDS encoding DUF1175 domain-containing protein produces the protein MKRLMIFLLVTGAFLVLNLTERLLFHVEIESGDSVVDSVQDLFIRATVRFAKIKSDKIVQKVDGGILVKDVRPGERIQLTFESRGLFKKKLTYSVFASPSTFDTDLDGYPDCLELDRQDSERFRNWFVWVAVSALMNDPALWNEKERDCAGFVRYCAREALRKHDEWWLKTTKYHGPLFGDVQKYNYPDLPLVGEKLFRIQKGGFKSKEEFSYFATARILAECSMRFVTKDVNEAMVGDVLVFFHPEDFEFPYHLMIYVGDPGLVKDRTWLIYHTGPIGDNPGELRLVRLRELLNYDPTWWPVKDNPNFLGFYRFRFLND, from the coding sequence ATGAAGAGATTGATGATCTTCTTGCTCGTTACAGGCGCATTCCTTGTTTTGAACCTCACTGAACGTCTCCTTTTTCACGTCGAGATAGAGTCTGGTGACTCTGTGGTCGACTCGGTTCAGGATCTCTTCATAAGAGCGACGGTCAGATTCGCAAAGATCAAGAGTGACAAAATTGTTCAAAAAGTCGATGGAGGCATCTTGGTGAAAGATGTCAGACCAGGCGAACGGATCCAGCTCACATTTGAGAGTAGAGGTCTTTTCAAAAAGAAATTGACCTACAGTGTTTTTGCCAGTCCGAGCACTTTTGATACGGACCTGGACGGATATCCAGACTGTCTCGAGCTGGACAGACAGGACAGCGAACGGTTCAGAAACTGGTTCGTCTGGGTAGCTGTGTCTGCGCTCATGAACGATCCTGCACTCTGGAACGAGAAAGAGAGAGATTGTGCCGGTTTCGTGCGTTACTGTGCGCGGGAAGCGCTCAGGAAACACGACGAGTGGTGGTTAAAAACGACCAAATACCATGGTCCTCTTTTTGGAGACGTACAGAAGTACAACTATCCAGATTTACCACTGGTCGGAGAGAAACTGTTCAGAATACAAAAAGGAGGCTTCAAAAGCAAGGAAGAATTCTCTTATTTCGCCACGGCAAGAATCCTGGCGGAATGCAGTATGAGGTTCGTCACAAAGGATGTAAACGAAGCCATGGTTGGCGATGTTTTAGTTTTCTTCCATCCAGAAGATTTTGAATTTCCTTATCATCTCATGATCTACGTCGGCGATCCGGGCCTGGTGAAGGACAGAACCTGGCTCATCTACCACACGGGCCCCATTGGTGATAACCCCGGCGAACTGAGACTCGTTCGCCTGCGAGAACTGTTGAACTACGATCCCACCTGGTGGCCCGTGAAAGACAATCCGAACTTTCTCGGTTTCTACAGGTTCAGGTTTCTGAACGATTGA
- a CDS encoding 2-oxoacid:acceptor oxidoreductase family protein — protein sequence MTLSFVLAGFGGQGVMLMGQILAQAGMIEGKNVTWFPSYGPEMRGGTANCTVVISDEPVASPIVDTPDVVVAMNIPSLLKFEPRLKKDGFLFLNSSVIDRKASRNDIKVIEVPANEIAEKIGNLKVANMVVLGAIVAVTKCVKVESIVSALQYKLGEKGSSLLKLNLEAIEAGIRHVGG from the coding sequence ATGACGCTGAGTTTCGTACTGGCAGGTTTCGGTGGACAAGGTGTGATGCTGATGGGCCAGATCCTGGCCCAGGCTGGGATGATCGAGGGCAAGAATGTAACATGGTTTCCATCCTACGGTCCGGAAATGCGTGGTGGGACTGCAAACTGCACGGTGGTCATAAGTGATGAACCGGTCGCTTCTCCGATCGTTGACACACCTGATGTCGTTGTCGCGATGAATATTCCCTCACTCTTGAAGTTCGAACCGAGGCTCAAAAAAGATGGATTTCTTTTTCTTAATTCCTCTGTGATCGATAGGAAAGCGAGCAGGAACGACATTAAAGTCATCGAAGTGCCCGCAAATGAGATCGCCGAAAAGATTGGAAATCTGAAAGTCGCCAACATGGTTGTGCTCGGTGCGATCGTGGCGGTGACGAAGTGTGTGAAAGTTGAATCTATCGTATCCGCACTGCAGTACAAGCTCGGTGAGAAAGGTTCATCTCTTTTGAAACTCAATCTTGAGGCCATAGAGGCTGGTATCAGACACGTAGGCGGATGA